ACAACACACACTCGATGCCCGTGGCCTGCTGTGCCCGGAACCCGTCATGATGCTCCACGCCGCAGTCCGCAAGGTGGCGGCCGGTGAAGTATTGCAGATGCTCGCCACCGACCCGTCCACCCAGCGGGACGTACCCAAGTTTTGCCAGTTTCTCGGTTACGAGCTGGTAAGGCATGAAGAAGACAATGATGAATTTGTCTACTGGATAAAGAAGGCCGATTAGTGCAGCTTGGCCTCCACAATAGAGCGAAATAATCCAAGAGCGAAAGAAGCCGGAAATAACAAGGGCGACCACTGGTCGCCC
The nucleotide sequence above comes from Microbulbifer salipaludis. Encoded proteins:
- the tusA gene encoding sulfurtransferase TusA, which encodes MKSQHTLDARGLLCPEPVMMLHAAVRKVAAGEVLQMLATDPSTQRDVPKFCQFLGYELVRHEEDNDEFVYWIKKAD